A window from Setaria italica strain Yugu1 chromosome VIII, Setaria_italica_v2.0, whole genome shotgun sequence encodes these proteins:
- the LOC101763757 gene encoding uncharacterized protein LOC101763757 has product MCQSSSFSTTWYKPRSRWLFRLSPVFVFLFVVVSSPLAWLAGRVADQAPDPDRPRIHQPWPTLRLLEVISSAVRRTTRTISNQLLPMDRTQGALLGTMGSSNHRRLVTRRKPASSATYFHASPAAERRASCGLRA; this is encoded by the exons ATGTGCCAGTCGTCGTCGTTTTCCACTACCTGG TATAAACCACGGTCACGGTGGCTTTTCCGTCTATCCCCCGTGTTCGTCttcctcttcgtcgtcgtctCGTCTCCCCTCGCGTGGCTTGCCGGCCGAGTAGCGGACCAGGCGCCTGACCCTGACCGGCCACGGATCCACCAGCCATGGCCGACGCTCAGACTCCTGGAG GTTATTTCTTCGGCCGTCCGGCGAACTACGAGGACAATCAGCAACCAGTTGCTGCCGATGGACAGAACACAGGGAGCACTCCTG GGAACCATGGGCAGCAGCAACCACCGGCGTCTAGTGACCAGAAGAAAGCCGGCATCTTCAGCAACCT ATTTTCATGCTTCTCCGGCGGCCGAGCGGAGAGCTAGCTGCGGCCTGAGGGCGTGA
- the LOC101764144 gene encoding disease resistance protein RPM1, which translates to MAEAVLLAVTKIGYALANESATVIINKLSEKVQALKELPRKMDLIRMKLTLMSDTIQEIGTVYLIDKPVKSWIGEVRKVAYHVEDVIDKYSYHILEIEEEGFLMKYFIKGTHYVKVFSDIADEVAMVEQDIQQVVLMKDQWLQHSQLVPDKLAMIERQRSQDGFPDFVKDEDLVGIEKNRKLLSGWLYSDELDSTVITVSGMGGLGKSTLVTNLYEREKVNFPVHAWIVVSQICPADALLRKLLWKIGNMVPPVPSEIDKMDVHDLKAEIKKKLQNRKCLIVLDDVWEQEVYFKIHDAFQNHQASRIIITTRKDHVGAIASLDHHLELEPLDGPDAFDLFCRRAFHNKKDHKCPKEFEEIAKSIVDRCHGLPLAIVTIGSLLSSRPRINIWNQTYNQLRSELSTNDHVRAILNLSYHDLSGGLRNCFLYCSLFPEDYPMSRESLVRLWVAEGFVLSKEKNTPEEVAEGNLMELIHRNMLEVVDYDELGRVSTCKMHDIMRDLALSVAKEEKFGSANDYEAIIQVDPHVRRLSLCRWKVNTSLKVKFPRLRSLVAHGMISSTPDLLSSILSESKHLTALELQDSNITEVPTFIGNLFNLRYIGLRRTNVKSLPESIEKLFNLHTLDIKQTQIEKLPRGIVKVKKLRHLLADRFADEKQSDFRYFIGVESPKGLSNLEELQTLETVQVSKDLAEQLKKLMQLRSIWIDNVSASDCENLFATLSTMPLLSSLLISARDVNETLCLQALDPISTKLHRLIVRGQWASGTLKYPIFRNHGEHLKYLALSWCQLGEDPLGVLAPHVPNLTYLSLNRVNSASTLVLSAGCFPHLKTLVLKRMPDVKQMEIGDGALPRIEGLYIVSLTQLDKVPQGIELLLSLKRLWLLYLHDEFKTLWQTSGMHQKMQHVPEIRI; encoded by the coding sequence ATGGCAGAAGCAGTTCTCCTTGCTGTCACGAAGATTGGCTATGCTTTAGCGAATGAAAGTGCTACGGTCATTATAAATAAGCTGTCTGAAAAAGTTCAAGCTCTGAAGGAACTGCCACGGAAAATGGATCTAATAAGGATGAAATTGACATTAATGAGTGATACTATACAAGAGATCGGCACAGTCTACCTCATAGATAAGCCTGTCAAGAGTTGGATTGGGGAGGTCCGGAAGGTGGCTTACCATGTTGAAGATGTCATAGACAAATACTCATATCATATTCTTGAGATAGAGGAAGAAGGGTTCCTGATGAAGTACTTCATCAAGGGTACCCATTATGTCAAAGTTTTCAGTGACATTGCTGATGAAGTAGCTATGGTAGAACAGGACATTCAACAAGTTGTTCTGATGAAGGATCAGTGGTTGCAGCATTCCCAGCTTGTTCCTGACAAACTTGCCATGATTGAAAGGCAGCGGTCCCAAGATGGTTTCCCAGATTTTGTCAAAGATGAAGATCTAGTAGGaattgaaaaaaatagaaaattgcTGTCTGGATGGCTGTACTCGGATGAGCTGGATAGCACCGTGATAACAGTTTCGGGTATGGGTGGGTTGGGAAAATCTACCCTGGTAACAAATCTTTATGAACGTGAAAAGGTCAACTTCCCTGTGCATGCTTGGATTGTTGTGTCACAGATCTGCCCGGCAGACGCTCTGTTGAGAAAGCTACTCTGGAAGATTGGGAACATGGTACCACCAGTACCATCAGAAATTGACAAAATGGATGTACACGACTTGAAggcagaaataaagaaaaaactCCAAAATAGAAAATGTTTGATTGTATTAGATGATGTCTGGGAGCAAGAGGTATACTTCAAAATACATGATGCTTTCCAGAATCACCAAGCAAGTCGTATTATCATTACTACACGAAAGGATCATGTTGGAGCCATCGCTTCGTTGGACCACCACCTTGAGCTAGAACCATTGGATGGCCCTGATGCATTTGACCTTTTCTGCAGAAGGGCTTTTCACAACAAGAAGGACCACAAATGCCCCAAGGAGTTTGAGGAAATTGCTAAATCTATAGTGGATAGGTGTCATGGCCTGCCGCTGGCAATTGTTACAATAGGCAGCTTGTTGTCATCAAGACCACGAATAAACATTTGGAATCAAACATATAATCAGCTAAGGAGTGAGTTGTCAACAAATGATCATGTCCGAGCAATATTAAACCTAAGCTATCATGATCTATCTGGAGGCCTCAGAAATTGCTTTTTGTATTGTAGCTTGTTCCCTGAAGACTACCCCATGTCACGAGAAAGCCTTGTGCGACTGTGGGTTGCAGAAGGCTTTGTTCTgagcaaagaaaaaaatacacCAGAGGAGGTGGCTGAGGGAAATCTCATGGAACTAATTCACCGCAATATGCTTGAAGTTGTGGACTATGATGAGCTCGGAAGGGTTAGCACTTGCAAGATGCATGATATTATGCGGGATCTGGCACTCTCCGTTGCCAAAGAAGAAAAGTTTGGTTCTGCAAATGATTATGAAGCAATAATACAGGTGGACCCACATGTTCGCCGATTGTCATTATGTAGGTGGAAAGTTAATACTTCACTTAAGGTTAAATTTCCACGTCTTAGAAGCCTTGTGGCTCATGGAATGATTTCGTCCACCCCTGATTTGTTATCCTCAATTTTGTCTGAATCAAAGCACTTGACTGCTCTAGAGCTGCAAGATTCTAATATCACCGAGGTGCCCACATTTATAGGGAATCTCTTTAATCTGCGGTACATTGGGTTAAGGCGCACCAATGTCAAGTCACTACCAGAGTCCATTGAGAAGCTCTTCAATCTCCACACTCTGGACATCAAGCAAACCCAAATAGAGAAGCTACCACGAGGTATTGTTAAGGTTAAGAAGTTGAGGCACCTTTTGGCTGACAGGTTCGCTGACGAAAAGCAGTCAGATTTCAGATATTTTATCGGAGTCGAATCACCTAAAGGGCTGTCAAACCTGGAAGAACTGCAGACTCTAGAGACAGTGCAAGTGAGCAAAGACTTGGCTGAGCAGCTGAAGAAACTGATGCAGCTCAGAAGCATATGGATAGACAATGTAAGTGCTTCTGATTGTGAAAACCTTTTTGCGACCCTATCGACGATGCCACTTCTTTCCAGCCTGCTTATCTCTGCAAGAGATGTGAATGAGACACTTTGCCTCCAAGCCCTTGATCCGATTTCCACAAAGCTCCACAGGTTAATTGTAAGGGGCCAGTGGGCTTCTGGGACACTGAAGTATCCGATATTTCGCAATCATGGGGAACATCTCAAATATTTAGCGTTAAGCTGGTGTCAGCTTGGAGAAGATCCACTGGGTGTGCTCGCTCCACACGTGCCAAATCTCACCTATTTAAGTCTTAACAGGGTGAATAGTGCAAGCACTTTGGTTCTTTCTGCTGGGTGCTTTCCTCACCTGAAGACGCTCGTCTTGAAGCGAATGCCGGATGTCAAGCAGATGGAAATCGGAGATGGTGCTCTTCCACGTATTGAAGGTCTTTACATTGTGTCCCTAACACAGCTGGATAAGGTTCCTCAAGGCATCGAGTTGCTTCTTTCTCTGAAGAGGCTTTGGCTGCTGTACCTGCACGATGAGTTTAAAACTCTGTGGCAAACGAGTGGGATGCACCAGAAGATGCAGCACGTTCCAGAGATTCGTATCTAG